The Paenibacillus sp. MBLB1832 genome has a window encoding:
- a CDS encoding DNA-3-methyladenine glycosylase family protein codes for MLKQLTSVKGIGVWTAEMFLIFTLGRPDILSLGDAGLQRAARWLHALPERADKNYLGVAAANWAPYRSYASLYLWRAIDTGLVDAGLPVEACGKG; via the coding sequence TTGCTGAAGCAACTAACGAGCGTAAAGGGCATCGGCGTATGGACCGCCGAAATGTTTCTCATTTTCACGTTGGGCCGGCCCGACATTCTATCGCTGGGCGATGCGGGTCTACAGCGAGCAGCCCGCTGGCTGCATGCCCTCCCTGAGCGCGCGGATAAGAACTACCTAGGCGTAGCCGCTGCCAATTGGGCGCCGTATCGCAGCTACGCCTCCCTTTATTTGTGGCGCGCTATCGATACGGGCCTTGTGGATGCTGGCTTGCCTGTGGAGGCGTGCGGGAAGGGCTAG